In Pseudopipra pipra isolate bDixPip1 chromosome 5, bDixPip1.hap1, whole genome shotgun sequence, the following proteins share a genomic window:
- the SLC26A5 gene encoding prestin isoform X2, with protein MEHAKEHEACPEQTQRYCVERPVYNQELLQGQLHRRQRSPQTLKQKIAHSCRCTSKKAKSHLYSFLPILKWLPRYPVKEYLLGDIISGVSTGVMQLPQGLAYALLAAVPPVFGLYSSFYPVFLYTFFGTSKHISIGTFAVVSMMVGGVAVREVPDEMISLDYNSTNVTDARDAKRVQVAVTLAFLSGIIQLCLGFLRFGFVAIYLTEALVRGFTTAAAVHVFTSQLKYFLGIKTSRYSGPLSVVYSIAAVLSNITMTNIAALIVGSTCIVLLLIGKEINDRFKKKLPVPIPMEIIVVIIGTGVSAGMNLNKSYKVDVVGNIPQGLRLPAVPEIQLIPAIFVDALAIAIVGFSMAVSMAKIFALKHGYTIDGNQELIALGICNSVGSFFQTFSVTCSMSRSLVQESTGGRTQIAGALSSIMVLLVLVAVGYLFEPLPQTVLAAIVMVNLKGMFKQFGDVTHFWRTSKIELAIWVVAFVASLFLGLDYGLLTAVTFAMITVIYRTQSPQYRILGQIPDTDIYCDVEEYEEVKEYPGIKIFQANTSLYFANSESYASALKKKTGVDPCAILAARRKAQKRHAREIKAANEHRKKAVLKLTNDVEASVKHEIANDDLPVNGKFADSGVQAVSPDEHEHFVETKTNIRSLILDFTPVNFVDSVGAKTLKSIIKEYKEVGVCVCIACCSGPVMNELSRLNFFDKAVTRELLFHSIHDAVLACQVKDGSAFTD; from the exons ATGGAACATGCTAAGGAACATGAAGCATGTCCTGAACAAACTCAGAGGTATTGTGTAGAGAGACCAGTATATAACCAAGAGCTCTTGCAAGGACAGCTGCACAGGCGACAAAGATCACCTCAGACTTTAAAGCAGAAGATTGCACATTCTTGTCG TTGTACTTCTAAGAAAGCCAAGTCTCATCTTTACAGTTTCTTACCAATTTTAAAATGGCTTCCTCGTTACCCAGTGAAGGAATACTTATTAGGAGACATTATCTCAGGTGTAAGCACTGGAGTTATGCAGCTTCCTCAAG GTTTAGCCTAtgctctgctggcagctgtTCCCCCAGTGTTTGGCCTATATTCTTCATTTTATCCTGTTTTTCTATATACCTTTTTTGGAACGTCCAAGCACATATCAATAG GCACCTTTGCTGTGGTTAGTATGATGGTTGGTGGTGTTGCTGTGAGAGAAGTGCCTGATGAAATGATTTCTCTGGACTATAATTCTACTAATGTTACAGATGCTAGGGATGCCAAAAGGGTGCAGGTAGCCGTGACTCTCGCCTTTCTTTCAGGAATTATCCAG TTGTGTTTAGGTTTCCTTCGATTTGGATTTGTGGCCATCTATCTAACAGAGGCTCTGGTGCGAGGATTTACTACTGCAGCTGCAGTTCATGTCTTTACTtctcaattaaaatatttccttggcATCAAGACTAGCAGATATAGTGGACCTCTCTCAGTTGTATAT AGCATAGCTGCTGTGCTTTCAAATATAACAATGACCAATATTGCTGCCTTGATTGTTGGATCAACGTGCATTGTTCTGTTGCTGATTGGCAAGGAAATCAATGACCGGTTTAAGAAGAAGCTCCCGGTTCCTATTCCCATGGAGATCATTGTG GTCATTATTGGCACAGGAGTTTCAGCTGGAATGAATCTGAATAAGTCATACAAAGTTGATGTTGTTGGGAATATTCCTCAAGG GTTACGTTTACCAGCAGTTCCCGAGATTCAGCTCATCCCAGCAATATTTGTGGATGCACTAGCAATAGCAATAGTTGGATTTTCAATGGCTGTATCAATGGCCAAGATCTTTGCCCTTAAACATGGTTACACCATCGATGGGAATCAG GAACTTATTGCCTTGGGAATATGCAATTCTGTGGGGTCGTTTTTCCAAACCTTTTCAGTCACCTGTTCAATGTCTCGGAGTCTTGTTCAGGAAAGCACCGGTGGAAGAACTCAG ATTGCAGGTGCTCTCTCTTCAATTATGGTTCTGTTGGTACTTGTGGCTGTTGGATATCTCTTTGAACCTCTTCCACAG ACAGTGCTGGCAGCAATTGTCATGGTGAACCTGAAAGGAATGTTTAAACAGTTTGGAGATGTCACACACTTCTGGAGAACCAGTAAGATTGAGCTG GCCATCTGGGTGGTAGCTTTTGTGGCTTCTCTTTTCCTGGGACTAGACTATGGTTTGCTTACTGCAGTAACGTTTGCAATGATAACCGTTATTTACAGAACACAAAG TCCTCAATACAGAATCCTTGGTCAGATTCCTGACACTGACATCTACTGTGATGTGGAAGAGTACGAAGAG GTTAAAGAATATcctggaataaaaatatttcaagctAATACATCACTTTATTTTGCTAATAGTGAGTCATATGCAAGTGCGCTGAAGAAAAAG ACTGGAGTGGACCCTTGTGCCATATTAGCAGCGAGGAGAAAAGCCCAGAAGCGACATGCCAGGGAAATAAAGGCAGCAAATGAGCACCGAAAGAAAGCTGTATTGAAACTA ACTAATGACGTAGAAGCAAGTGTAAAACACGAGATAGCAAATGATGATTTACCCGTGAATGGAAAATTTGCAGATTCTGGTGTACAAGCCGTGTCTCCTGATGAGCATGAACATTTTGTGGAGACCAAAACCAACATTCGCTCTTTAATTCTGGATTTCACCCCGGTGAACTTTGTGGATTCAGTTGGAGCAAAAACACTAAAATCA ATTATAAAAGAATACAAAGAAGTTggtgtctgtgtctgcattgCCTGCTGTAGTG
- the SLC26A5 gene encoding prestin isoform X1 — MEHAKEHEACPEQTQRYCVERPVYNQELLQGQLHRRQRSPQTLKQKIAHSCRCTSKKAKSHLYSFLPILKWLPRYPVKEYLLGDIISGVSTGVMQLPQGLAYALLAAVPPVFGLYSSFYPVFLYTFFGTSKHISIGTFAVVSMMVGGVAVREVPDEMISLDYNSTNVTDARDAKRVQVAVTLAFLSGIIQLCLGFLRFGFVAIYLTEALVRGFTTAAAVHVFTSQLKYFLGIKTSRYSGPLSVVYSIAAVLSNITMTNIAALIVGSTCIVLLLIGKEINDRFKKKLPVPIPMEIIVVIIGTGVSAGMNLNKSYKVDVVGNIPQGLRLPAVPEIQLIPAIFVDALAIAIVGFSMAVSMAKIFALKHGYTIDGNQELIALGICNSVGSFFQTFSVTCSMSRSLVQESTGGRTQIAGALSSIMVLLVLVAVGYLFEPLPQTVLAAIVMVNLKGMFKQFGDVTHFWRTSKIELAIWVVAFVASLFLGLDYGLLTAVTFAMITVIYRTQSPQYRILGQIPDTDIYCDVEEYEEVKEYPGIKIFQANTSLYFANSESYASALKKKTGVDPCAILAARRKAQKRHAREIKAANEHRKKAVLKLVSSSTNDVEASVKHEIANDDLPVNGKFADSGVQAVSPDEHEHFVETKTNIRSLILDFTPVNFVDSVGAKTLKSIIKEYKEVGVCVCIACCSGPVMNELSRLNFFDKAVTRELLFHSIHDAVLACQVKDGSAFTD, encoded by the exons ATGGAACATGCTAAGGAACATGAAGCATGTCCTGAACAAACTCAGAGGTATTGTGTAGAGAGACCAGTATATAACCAAGAGCTCTTGCAAGGACAGCTGCACAGGCGACAAAGATCACCTCAGACTTTAAAGCAGAAGATTGCACATTCTTGTCG TTGTACTTCTAAGAAAGCCAAGTCTCATCTTTACAGTTTCTTACCAATTTTAAAATGGCTTCCTCGTTACCCAGTGAAGGAATACTTATTAGGAGACATTATCTCAGGTGTAAGCACTGGAGTTATGCAGCTTCCTCAAG GTTTAGCCTAtgctctgctggcagctgtTCCCCCAGTGTTTGGCCTATATTCTTCATTTTATCCTGTTTTTCTATATACCTTTTTTGGAACGTCCAAGCACATATCAATAG GCACCTTTGCTGTGGTTAGTATGATGGTTGGTGGTGTTGCTGTGAGAGAAGTGCCTGATGAAATGATTTCTCTGGACTATAATTCTACTAATGTTACAGATGCTAGGGATGCCAAAAGGGTGCAGGTAGCCGTGACTCTCGCCTTTCTTTCAGGAATTATCCAG TTGTGTTTAGGTTTCCTTCGATTTGGATTTGTGGCCATCTATCTAACAGAGGCTCTGGTGCGAGGATTTACTACTGCAGCTGCAGTTCATGTCTTTACTtctcaattaaaatatttccttggcATCAAGACTAGCAGATATAGTGGACCTCTCTCAGTTGTATAT AGCATAGCTGCTGTGCTTTCAAATATAACAATGACCAATATTGCTGCCTTGATTGTTGGATCAACGTGCATTGTTCTGTTGCTGATTGGCAAGGAAATCAATGACCGGTTTAAGAAGAAGCTCCCGGTTCCTATTCCCATGGAGATCATTGTG GTCATTATTGGCACAGGAGTTTCAGCTGGAATGAATCTGAATAAGTCATACAAAGTTGATGTTGTTGGGAATATTCCTCAAGG GTTACGTTTACCAGCAGTTCCCGAGATTCAGCTCATCCCAGCAATATTTGTGGATGCACTAGCAATAGCAATAGTTGGATTTTCAATGGCTGTATCAATGGCCAAGATCTTTGCCCTTAAACATGGTTACACCATCGATGGGAATCAG GAACTTATTGCCTTGGGAATATGCAATTCTGTGGGGTCGTTTTTCCAAACCTTTTCAGTCACCTGTTCAATGTCTCGGAGTCTTGTTCAGGAAAGCACCGGTGGAAGAACTCAG ATTGCAGGTGCTCTCTCTTCAATTATGGTTCTGTTGGTACTTGTGGCTGTTGGATATCTCTTTGAACCTCTTCCACAG ACAGTGCTGGCAGCAATTGTCATGGTGAACCTGAAAGGAATGTTTAAACAGTTTGGAGATGTCACACACTTCTGGAGAACCAGTAAGATTGAGCTG GCCATCTGGGTGGTAGCTTTTGTGGCTTCTCTTTTCCTGGGACTAGACTATGGTTTGCTTACTGCAGTAACGTTTGCAATGATAACCGTTATTTACAGAACACAAAG TCCTCAATACAGAATCCTTGGTCAGATTCCTGACACTGACATCTACTGTGATGTGGAAGAGTACGAAGAG GTTAAAGAATATcctggaataaaaatatttcaagctAATACATCACTTTATTTTGCTAATAGTGAGTCATATGCAAGTGCGCTGAAGAAAAAG ACTGGAGTGGACCCTTGTGCCATATTAGCAGCGAGGAGAAAAGCCCAGAAGCGACATGCCAGGGAAATAAAGGCAGCAAATGAGCACCGAAAGAAAGCTGTATTGAAACTAGTGAGTTCTTCG ACTAATGACGTAGAAGCAAGTGTAAAACACGAGATAGCAAATGATGATTTACCCGTGAATGGAAAATTTGCAGATTCTGGTGTACAAGCCGTGTCTCCTGATGAGCATGAACATTTTGTGGAGACCAAAACCAACATTCGCTCTTTAATTCTGGATTTCACCCCGGTGAACTTTGTGGATTCAGTTGGAGCAAAAACACTAAAATCA ATTATAAAAGAATACAAAGAAGTTggtgtctgtgtctgcattgCCTGCTGTAGTG
- the SLC26A5 gene encoding prestin isoform X3 has translation MEHAKEHEACPEQTQRYCVERPVYNQELLQGQLHRRQRSPQTLKQKIAHSCRCTSKKAKSHLYSFLPILKWLPRYPVKEYLLGDIISGVSTGVMQLPQGLAYALLAAVPPVFGLYSSFYPVFLYTFFGTSKHISIGTFAVVSMMVGGVAVREVPDEMISLDYNSTNVTDARDAKRVQVAVTLAFLSGIIQLCLGFLRFGFVAIYLTEALVRGFTTAAAVHVFTSQLKYFLGIKTSRYSGPLSVVYSIAAVLSNITMTNIAALIVGSTCIVLLLIGKEINDRFKKKLPVPIPMEIIVVIIGTGVSAGMNLNKSYKVDVVGNIPQGLRLPAVPEIQLIPAIFVDALAIAIVGFSMAVSMAKIFALKHGYTIDGNQELIALGICNSVGSFFQTFSVTCSMSRSLVQESTGGRTQIAGALSSIMVLLVLVAVGYLFEPLPQTVLAAIVMVNLKGMFKQFGDVTHFWRTSKIELAIWVVAFVASLFLGLDYGLLTAVTFAMITVIYRTQSPQYRILGQIPDTDIYCDVEEYEEVKEYPGIKIFQANTSLYFANSESYASALKKKTGVDPCAILAARRKAQKRHAREIKAANEHRKKAVLKLVSSSTNDVEASVKHEIANDDLPVNGKFADSGVQAVSPDEHEHFVETKTNIRSLILDFTPVNFVDSVGAKTLKSFNSVADYKRIQRSWCLCLHCLL, from the exons ATGGAACATGCTAAGGAACATGAAGCATGTCCTGAACAAACTCAGAGGTATTGTGTAGAGAGACCAGTATATAACCAAGAGCTCTTGCAAGGACAGCTGCACAGGCGACAAAGATCACCTCAGACTTTAAAGCAGAAGATTGCACATTCTTGTCG TTGTACTTCTAAGAAAGCCAAGTCTCATCTTTACAGTTTCTTACCAATTTTAAAATGGCTTCCTCGTTACCCAGTGAAGGAATACTTATTAGGAGACATTATCTCAGGTGTAAGCACTGGAGTTATGCAGCTTCCTCAAG GTTTAGCCTAtgctctgctggcagctgtTCCCCCAGTGTTTGGCCTATATTCTTCATTTTATCCTGTTTTTCTATATACCTTTTTTGGAACGTCCAAGCACATATCAATAG GCACCTTTGCTGTGGTTAGTATGATGGTTGGTGGTGTTGCTGTGAGAGAAGTGCCTGATGAAATGATTTCTCTGGACTATAATTCTACTAATGTTACAGATGCTAGGGATGCCAAAAGGGTGCAGGTAGCCGTGACTCTCGCCTTTCTTTCAGGAATTATCCAG TTGTGTTTAGGTTTCCTTCGATTTGGATTTGTGGCCATCTATCTAACAGAGGCTCTGGTGCGAGGATTTACTACTGCAGCTGCAGTTCATGTCTTTACTtctcaattaaaatatttccttggcATCAAGACTAGCAGATATAGTGGACCTCTCTCAGTTGTATAT AGCATAGCTGCTGTGCTTTCAAATATAACAATGACCAATATTGCTGCCTTGATTGTTGGATCAACGTGCATTGTTCTGTTGCTGATTGGCAAGGAAATCAATGACCGGTTTAAGAAGAAGCTCCCGGTTCCTATTCCCATGGAGATCATTGTG GTCATTATTGGCACAGGAGTTTCAGCTGGAATGAATCTGAATAAGTCATACAAAGTTGATGTTGTTGGGAATATTCCTCAAGG GTTACGTTTACCAGCAGTTCCCGAGATTCAGCTCATCCCAGCAATATTTGTGGATGCACTAGCAATAGCAATAGTTGGATTTTCAATGGCTGTATCAATGGCCAAGATCTTTGCCCTTAAACATGGTTACACCATCGATGGGAATCAG GAACTTATTGCCTTGGGAATATGCAATTCTGTGGGGTCGTTTTTCCAAACCTTTTCAGTCACCTGTTCAATGTCTCGGAGTCTTGTTCAGGAAAGCACCGGTGGAAGAACTCAG ATTGCAGGTGCTCTCTCTTCAATTATGGTTCTGTTGGTACTTGTGGCTGTTGGATATCTCTTTGAACCTCTTCCACAG ACAGTGCTGGCAGCAATTGTCATGGTGAACCTGAAAGGAATGTTTAAACAGTTTGGAGATGTCACACACTTCTGGAGAACCAGTAAGATTGAGCTG GCCATCTGGGTGGTAGCTTTTGTGGCTTCTCTTTTCCTGGGACTAGACTATGGTTTGCTTACTGCAGTAACGTTTGCAATGATAACCGTTATTTACAGAACACAAAG TCCTCAATACAGAATCCTTGGTCAGATTCCTGACACTGACATCTACTGTGATGTGGAAGAGTACGAAGAG GTTAAAGAATATcctggaataaaaatatttcaagctAATACATCACTTTATTTTGCTAATAGTGAGTCATATGCAAGTGCGCTGAAGAAAAAG ACTGGAGTGGACCCTTGTGCCATATTAGCAGCGAGGAGAAAAGCCCAGAAGCGACATGCCAGGGAAATAAAGGCAGCAAATGAGCACCGAAAGAAAGCTGTATTGAAACTAGTGAGTTCTTCG ACTAATGACGTAGAAGCAAGTGTAAAACACGAGATAGCAAATGATGATTTACCCGTGAATGGAAAATTTGCAGATTCTGGTGTACAAGCCGTGTCTCCTGATGAGCATGAACATTTTGTGGAGACCAAAACCAACATTCGCTCTTTAATTCTGGATTTCACCCCGGTGAACTTTGTGGATTCAGTTGGAGCAAAAACACTAAAATCA TTTAACTCTGTTGCAGATTATAAAAGAATACAAAGAAGTTggtgtctgtgtctgcattgCCTGCTGTAG